The following DNA comes from Paraburkholderia sp. PGU19.
AGCAAGGTTGACAGACGCGCGTCGAGCATGCGGCGCGCTTCGCCTTCGTGAGCGGCGGCGCGTCGCGCCAATGCATCGATGAAATGAAAGCGCAGCGGATCGAGCCGGTCGTCGCCCTGCTCGCGCCAGGCGTCGAGCGTGGTCTGCGCGTCGCTCGCGCTTGCGTTGTTACTCACGGTTTTCCGCCGCCCGATGACGCGGGCCTCGGCACCGCCGCAATTTCAACGCGGCGGTTCTTCGCCCGCCCTTCGCTATCCGCGTTTGAACTGACGGGCTGCTCGGAGCCGAACGCCGCCGCGAACACCGACGACGCAGGAATACCCGCATCGATGAACGAACGCGTCACCGTCAGCGCGCGCTGCGCCGACAGTTCCCAGTTGTCCGCGAAGCGCCGGTTGCTCGACCGCACCTGCTGATCGTCGGCAAAGCCGCTGACCATCAGGATTTCATCGTGCGAACGGAGATACGCGGACAACGGCCCGGCAAGGCTCTTCAGCAGATCGCGCCCCTGCGGCTGCAACTGGTCGGAGTTCAGCGCGAACAGCACGTTGCCGCTGATGCCGATGCGCCCGTTGACCAGCGTCACGCGCCCGGCCGCGAGCGGCCCGGCCAGCGCCTGCTCCAGCGTCTTGCGGCGTTGCGCTTCCATCTGCCGCTGCTTGACGGCGTCGTCGAGCCGCGCCGAGAGTTCCAGCTGCACGCCGATCACGCCGACCAGAATCAGCACGAACGCGCCCAGCAACACCGACATCAGATCGCTGAACGCGGCCCAGATGGGCGTCGTCGGCTCGACGCCGCCGTCGATATCGTCGTTCATGCCGCGTCGGCTCCAGCCGATGCGCGCTGCCCCGCCAGCTGTTGCAGGTCTTCGACGATCTGCTTTTGCGACAGCATGCTGAGGTCGATCACTTCCCGCGCTTGTGCCACGTAGTACGCCAATTGTTCGTCGCTACGCAGCAGCGACTTGTCGAGCGCCGCCTCGATACGATGCAGATGCGCCATCAGCTTGTCGTTCGATTCGCCGAACAGCCGCACGCCCATGCCGAACGCTTCGCCAAGGCTCGCCACTTCGACGGCGCTGCCCGCCACCTGCGCGGCCACGTCGCCGAGCTTGCGGGTTTCGGTTTCGACCTTGTCATTGAACTGCGAGCCGACGCGCTCGAGCAATCCCGCCGACGTCGCGACGAGCGCATCGACGGCCGTGCGCTGTTCGGTCGATGCGTGATTCACGGCGTCGAGCAGCGTTTCGAGCGTGGCGAGCAGACGGCTGCGCTCGTCGAGCATCGCGGTGTCGCGGACCATGCTGTCCGAGAGCTTCTGGCGCAGTTCGGCGACGACTTCCGCCGCCGCGCGCGGCGCTTCCGACGCGGCCTCCACCAGCCGCGAAATTTCCGCGATCGTGCCGCTCGCGTGAGCCTGCGTCTGCGCCGAGATATCGCGCGCGGTTTGCGCGATCGTGTCGCAGATTTCCTGCTGGCGGCTCGCGGTGCGCTCGCCCGTTTCGTCCCACTTCTGGCTCAACGTCGCCGCGACCGTTTCGAGCGATGCGCTCCATGCGTCCAGACGCTGCTGGTCGCGCGACGCCAGTTCGTCCTGCAAACCAGCGTGTGACTGATCGACGGCGCGTAACAGTGCTGCCGAATGTTGCTCGAAGGCGGATGCCGCCGTCGTGAGCGCGTCGCGATTGTGTTCCGCGAGCTTTTCGCCCGTGCGCTCCTGCTGGGTCAGTGCATGGGTCCATGCTTGAGAAACCTGTCCCGCCGTGGCATCGAGGCGCGTCGACACGCCGTCCAGCAGAGCCGTCGAGCGCTGCTCGAAAGTCTGCGTGAAGCCTTCCAGCGATGCGCGCAGATCCTTCGCGAGCGACTCACTCGCGCTTCGGTGTCCTTCGAGCGCCTCGCTCCATAGATTCGCCACGTTCGCCGTGGTCGACTCGAAGCCACTCGACAGGCCGTCCAGTTGACGCTGCACCGCCTGCTCGACCGTACCGCGCAACGCGGTCATTTCGAGCGCGTGAGCGGCCATCGTGGCTTCCATCGCCGGCTGCAATGCTGCGCCTGCCGCGCGGGCGCTTTCCGCCGCGCTCGATACCTGGCCCGCCGTCGTATCGAGGCGCGCCGACACGCCGTCCAGCAGCGTGGCCGAGCGTTGCTCGAAAGTCTGGCTGAAGCCTTCCAGCGACACGCGCAGATCCTGTGCGAGCGACTCGCTCGCGCTCCGGTGTCCTGCGAGCGCCTCGTTCCATAGCTTCGCAACGTTCGCAGTGGACGCGTCGAAGCCGGTCGTCAAACCATCCAGCTGACGTTGCACCGCATGCTCGACGGTCTCGCGCAGCGACGCCATCTCGCGCGCATGGCCGGTCATCGTGGCTTCCATCGCCGGCTGCAACGCCGCGCTCGCCGCGCGTGCACTTTCCGCCGCGCTGTCCTTCAACGACTGCGCAACCGTCGACACCAGCCGCGCATACGCCGCTTCCGTGCGTCCATGAAAGGCGTGCTGGTTCGAGATCAGCCGCTCGTTAAGCGAGAGGCTCTGCTGCTCGATGGCCGTCATCATCGTCTGAAGGCGGTCGACCAGCACGGGCATCGTGTCCGCCTGACGCTGCAACAGCTTGAAGGTTTCGTCGCGCTTCTGGCTCTGCGAAAAGGCGCGCAACGTGGTCGCGATCTTCGTGTCGAGCAGTTGCGCGGCGAGGGCGCGCTCGCGGCGGCACAACGCCGACAGCAAGCCGAGCATCGCCGAGGTCGCCACGCCCGCAATCGAGGTGCCGAACGCAAAGCCCAAGCCCTTGACGGGCGCGGCCAGCGACGCGCGGATCGCCTGCAGATCGGTCGCGCTTTCGAGCGCGGCGCCCGTGCCCCGCAGCGTCGTCACCATGCCGAGCAGCGTGCCCAGCATGCCGAGCAGCACCAGCAGCCCGACGAGGTACGGCGTGAGCGCCGGGCCCGGCAACGCGACGCGCTCGCCTTCGATGCGCAGGCGCACCGGGTTGCGCAAACCGGGATGCAGACGTTCGAGCCAGACGCCGAGCCGGGACGGCGCCTCGGACAATTCCGCGAGTGCGCGCGTGAGCGTCGCAGTGGCCTCCTGATAGCGCTGCAGTTCCAGCGCGCCCGCCACATAGCAGGCGGCGACCAGCAGCGTGACAGCGAGCGCCAGCGGATTCGACACGATATAGCCGGCGCCGACCCAACCGGCTACAACCAGACCTACGAGAAAAACAACGACAAAATCAATGCGATATCTGGACATGTTGTCCCAGTTAGCTGATGCGAAGGGCAGCCAGCAGCCCTTCGACCGGTTGAAAACGAATATCGAGTTCGGCAAGCAACACGCTTTGCATGTCCTTGCGGAACACGTCTAGCCATGCGCCGGGCCGGGCCGCAGCGACTTGACTCTCGGCTGAAGTGGCCGTAGTAGCCACAGTGTCCAGAGCGTCCTGCTCGTCCTGCGCCGCCTGGCGCAGGCGCTCGAAATGTCCGCTGAGCAGACCCGGCACCGCGCCGAACAGGCTGCGCTCGCGCGCGCCGAGCGACCGCTCCATGATCGCGTCGACCACCGCGAGCCGCGTCATGTCGGACGTCTGGGCCGCCACCATGCTGCGCAGCCGGCCGCGCAGACCGCCGATGCGCGTTTCCATCGTCTGCTGCAACGCCAGATAGCACTGGCGAAAGTCCGCGTAATTGGCTTCCGCTTCTGGCTGCTGCGCATTCTGCGCGTGCGCGGCGCTGCGCCGCCGGCGCGGCGCGAGCATGCTGTCGCCGGCAATCGCGTCAGCCAGCGACGCGCGCACGCGCGCGCACTCGTGCTCGACGCTGCCAGCGCCCCGTGCGCCGGACGCGACGGCGGGCGGCGCACTGTTGAGCGCCGTCGACAACGCAATCGCGTCCGTCCAGCCGAGCCACTGGCTCAACTGGTCCGACAGCGACTGGCTGGAGGCGGGAACGTCGGCGGCAGTCAGGCGCGCGAGCAGACGGACGAGCGTCGGACCGCTGACCGCCGTACGCTGAGGGGCTTGAACCATACCACCCGAAACCATGAAAAGGCAGCATTTTACGCGCTGCCGGAGGTGAGATTGGTGGACGGGATGTAGAAGGAGCGTTGCGGGCCTCCCGCAGATGCCGCAAACCCCGGCAGACATTGGCAGAGACGGATTTGCAACCGCCGTCGCGCGCTCGCGACGGCGGCCTTTCAGCCCGCATGGCTTCGCCCGTTCAGGCGAAACGGCTAGTTCATCGTCAGGACGACGCGAAAGCGCGCGGCGCCGCTCATCATGCGGTCGTACGCTTCGGCGGCGCGTTCGATCGGATAGGTTTCGATCATCGGCTTGACGTCGGCGAGCGCGCTGAACGCGAGCGTGTCCTCGGAATCGGCCGACGAACCCGACGGCCAGCCCTGCACCGCATTGCGCCCCATGATGAACTGCACGGGCGGCACTTCGATCGGCTTGTCCGCGACGCCGAGGATGATCAGCTTGCCGTTGAGCGCGAGGCCGCCGAGCGTGGCCGTCATCGCGTCGGCGTTGGTCACCGTCGCGAGAATGACCGACGCGCCGCCCAGCGCCTTGAGCGCATCGGCGGGATTCTGCGAGCGGCTGTCGATGTAGTGATGCGCGCCGAGTTGCTTCGCGAGCGGCGCCTTGTCCTCGCCGCGCGCGATCGCGACCGTGTTGAAGCCCATGCGCCGCGCGAACTGCACGCCAAGATGCCCCAGCCCGCCGATACCGAGAATCGCGACCACGTCGCCCGCGCGCGCGCCGCTGTTGCGCAACGCGTTGAACGTGGTGATGCCCGCGCAAAGCAGCGGCGCGGCGTCCACGTCGTTGAGTTCTGCGGGCATGCGCGCCAGCGCCTCGACGGGTGCGACCAGGTAATCGGCGTAGCCGCCGTCGTAGCTGATGCCAGGTATCTGCCCTTTTTCGCACACGACGAAATAGCCGCGCCGGCAATTCGCGCAATGGCCGCAATGGCCGCCGTGCCAGCCCACGCCCACGCGCTCGCCCGCTTTCCATCCTTCGACGCCCGCACCCACCGTATCGATCACGCCCGCGACTTCATGGCCCGGCACGCGCGGATACTGCAGGCCCGGCCACTGGCCGTCCTTGGTCAGCGAATCGCTGTGGCAGATGCCGCACGCCTGCACCTTGATCAACACCTGGCCCGCGCCGGGCGACGGCACGTCACGCTCCACGAGTTCCAGCGCGCCGCCCGGCCCGCTCACCTGTACCGCTCTCATCTTTCGCATCGAATTTGCTCCAGTCGAAGAACAGTCACGCCAGCGCGGCTTGCGACGTTCCGCATCGCAATGCAGCCGGCTGGTCCGAAATGCATACTAGGTGCTCAATGGAGTGTGCGCAATTGAAGGGACGCGTGCAGACGGGCACACGCGATGCATCTGTCACGGCAATTTCACAGGCACTGGCCGCGTGAGCAGATCGACATAGAAATCGAAGAAGCGAGCGTTGTCGAAGCGCTTGATGATCGTCATCTTCTGCAGCCCTGCCGGCGGCGAACTCGCGTACCCCGTCGCCTTGCCGTCGTTCGCACCGAAGCTCGTATCGACGTCGACCCAGCGTTCTTCCGTCTGCGTCGCGAAGCTGGGGTCCATCAGCCAGGCGATGGTCAGCGTGTCCCAGATGTCAGTCGTGTAGTTCGGATTGGTTTCGAAGCCATTCTTGCCGTCGAAACCATAGCCGTTCAGTTGCTTGAACAGTTGCGTGATGATGGTCTGTCTGGTCGGATCGTGCGTGATGCGGTCATAGACGGTTTTATCCATCTTCACAGTGTCGGTCACGTCGAGGGGAACCACAGTCTGTTTGATGGGCAGACGCAGTACTTCGCGTGCCGCTTCGGGATCGAACCACCAGTTGAATTCGGCCGTCGCCGTGGTGTTGCCCGGCACGTCGAACGCGCCGCCCATGTAGACGATCTGCTTGATCATCGGCACGATCTCGGGATGCTGTCTTGCCGCGAGCGCGATGTTCGTCAGCGGACCGATCGCGAGTATCGTCACCTGGTTCGGGTTCGCTTTCACGCTATCGACGATGAAG
Coding sequences within:
- a CDS encoding OmpA family protein gives rise to the protein MNDDIDGGVEPTTPIWAAFSDLMSVLLGAFVLILVGVIGVQLELSARLDDAVKQRQMEAQRRKTLEQALAGPLAAGRVTLVNGRIGISGNVLFALNSDQLQPQGRDLLKSLAGPLSAYLRSHDEILMVSGFADDQQVRSSNRRFADNWELSAQRALTVTRSFIDAGIPASSVFAAAFGSEQPVSSNADSEGRAKNRRVEIAAVPRPASSGGGKP
- a CDS encoding DUF802 domain-containing protein; the protein is MSRYRIDFVVVFLVGLVVAGWVGAGYIVSNPLALAVTLLVAACYVAGALELQRYQEATATLTRALAELSEAPSRLGVWLERLHPGLRNPVRLRIEGERVALPGPALTPYLVGLLVLLGMLGTLLGMVTTLRGTGAALESATDLQAIRASLAAPVKGLGFAFGTSIAGVATSAMLGLLSALCRRERALAAQLLDTKIATTLRAFSQSQKRDETFKLLQRQADTMPVLVDRLQTMMTAIEQQSLSLNERLISNQHAFHGRTEAAYARLVSTVAQSLKDSAAESARAASAALQPAMEATMTGHAREMASLRETVEHAVQRQLDGLTTGFDASTANVAKLWNEALAGHRSASESLAQDLRVSLEGFSQTFEQRSATLLDGVSARLDTTAGQVSSAAESARAAGAALQPAMEATMAAHALEMTALRGTVEQAVQRQLDGLSSGFESTTANVANLWSEALEGHRSASESLAKDLRASLEGFTQTFEQRSTALLDGVSTRLDATAGQVSQAWTHALTQQERTGEKLAEHNRDALTTAASAFEQHSAALLRAVDQSHAGLQDELASRDQQRLDAWSASLETVAATLSQKWDETGERTASRQQEICDTIAQTARDISAQTQAHASGTIAEISRLVEAASEAPRAAAEVVAELRQKLSDSMVRDTAMLDERSRLLATLETLLDAVNHASTEQRTAVDALVATSAGLLERVGSQFNDKVETETRKLGDVAAQVAGSAVEVASLGEAFGMGVRLFGESNDKLMAHLHRIEAALDKSLLRSDEQLAYYVAQAREVIDLSMLSQKQIVEDLQQLAGQRASAGADAA
- a CDS encoding DUF3348 domain-containing protein; its protein translation is MVQAPQRTAVSGPTLVRLLARLTAADVPASSQSLSDQLSQWLGWTDAIALSTALNSAPPAVASGARGAGSVEHECARVRASLADAIAGDSMLAPRRRRSAAHAQNAQQPEAEANYADFRQCYLALQQTMETRIGGLRGRLRSMVAAQTSDMTRLAVVDAIMERSLGARERSLFGAVPGLLSGHFERLRQAAQDEQDALDTVATTATSAESQVAAARPGAWLDVFRKDMQSVLLAELDIRFQPVEGLLAALRIS
- a CDS encoding alcohol dehydrogenase, coding for MRKMRAVQVSGPGGALELVERDVPSPGAGQVLIKVQACGICHSDSLTKDGQWPGLQYPRVPGHEVAGVIDTVGAGVEGWKAGERVGVGWHGGHCGHCANCRRGYFVVCEKGQIPGISYDGGYADYLVAPVEALARMPAELNDVDAAPLLCAGITTFNALRNSGARAGDVVAILGIGGLGHLGVQFARRMGFNTVAIARGEDKAPLAKQLGAHHYIDSRSQNPADALKALGGASVILATVTNADAMTATLGGLALNGKLIILGVADKPIEVPPVQFIMGRNAVQGWPSGSSADSEDTLAFSALADVKPMIETYPIERAAEAYDRMMSGAARFRVVLTMN
- a CDS encoding nucleoside hydrolase, producing MSCAVMLSGCGGNGVARAAPKVIVDSDYNTLSDDGQLGVMAAQLQAQGRIEVLGITVVSGNQWLKQGVADALKSMERLGVGDRIGVYAGANYALAHPYPEIQQELAQFPGGDGYLGAWSTPEPTSDAQLVAPPDGFATHTQVQSKSAVDFIVDSVKANPNQVTILAIGPLTNIALAARQHPEIVPMIKQIVYMGGAFDVPGNTTATAEFNWWFDPEAAREVLRLPIKQTVVPLDVTDTVKMDKTVYDRITHDPTRQTIITQLFKQLNGYGFDGKNGFETNPNYTTDIWDTLTIAWLMDPSFATQTEERWVDVDTSFGANDGKATGYASSPPAGLQKMTIIKRFDNARFFDFYVDLLTRPVPVKLP